CAGTAGGTACCGGAGGAGTAAAGCCAGACTAGCTCCTCTTTACGCTCTAAGGATGAAAATGATAAAAGCTGGACTATCTTTTGCTTACCTTCTAAGAATGCACATATGTACACAGGAATCATATTACAGTTCAGGTCATTACATGTATAATGAATCATAGGCTTTGTAAAAATAACAGGCaaaaaatgtttacaaaaggAAATGCTTATACAAAAAACAAGATGCATTTGGTCTCACAGCAGACCAAATGTCTGGGTCTTTGTTGACACAAGAGTGACTGTCGCAATAAACCTCCCTCATTTTTGAATGTTGTACACCACATTTAGATATCATGGAAATGATGGTGTGCTGCACGACTGCACAGATGTTCTCACTCATTTTTCacaaactaactaaaataaataaataaaccctgATCACAACTCTGTCCTTCAGCGCTTGCTCAAAATTGAGGCAAGATGAGGCACTCTTCGCATACATTATGCATACatttcctaaatttccttcgggattaataaagtatccatctatctatctatctattacaAAACACTGTATTTCTGCATCACAGAAAATgcatattaacacacaaatgcctTGACTTCTTGGAGGAACAGACAAAAGTAAACGCATCCTTACCTTCAGAATGTCCGACGGCAGGGACTCCATCTCTGAGGCTTTCTGGGCCAATGTCTCAAGATTTGCCTCCTGGGagaccctcctcttcctccgcgTGCTCTGAATCACCCCCGTTGGAGCTGccttcacctcctcccccccaaGGACCCTTGCTGCCCTGTCAGAGGCTCCTTTCTGGGGATCCTGGAAGCCCTGAGGCCCCTGGCTCTGCTCTGCAGGCAGGAGAAAAGGGTTGTCCCCTGGAGCCCCCTCATCTTCTCTGGAGAGGCGacgtgacctgtgacctgtgacctgtgacctgtgggGGGGCTGCAGAGGCTCGTTTGGTTGCAAAGTTCTGGGAGGCGACTGCTGGGGGTCGTGGGGATACTGGATGTCCTTGGCTGATTTATCAGAGAGTAAATGAGAATGGCTCATCGGCTGGGTCTGTGGCTGGTCTGGATGTGACtgggagagggtgtgagagtgacTGGGATTGAACTCTGACTGGTGCTGACTGTGCTGCTGAATTTGTGGTTCATTTTTCTGCTGTGGAACGGTTTGAGGCTGTTGACTTTGTTGtggctgctgttgtgttgtcagCTTCTGTTGCTGCAGCGTCGGGTGTGAATGTATATGCTGCATgggctgttgttgtggttgatgttgttgatgttgttgcgCTTGAGAGGTGTGCTCTAAATGTGCCTGTAACTCATGCATTTGCTCAGAGTGCTGTGTGAGTTGTATCTGTTTCTGCATCGGTTGTGACTGCtggtgtatgtgttgtgtctggGGCTGATGGTGTGGCTGCTGTTGCACTGGTTGTTGATGAATTAATTGTTGCTGTTGGTATTGATGttgcatttgttgttgttgctgctgcaagatcagctgctgctgttgctgctgctgttgctgtctcTGCACATGCTGTTGATCCTGCTTTTGCAGCGACTGCATCTGATGCTGTGAGTTAGTCTGCATGCTATAACTCAAATTTGGCAACGTCCTACCACCTTGCTGCTGGAACACCTGATAGTAGCCAGCTGGCAGGTGCTGTTTAGGCTGTCCAAAGGCCACCTGAAATGGCTGGAGCACACCAGCAGGGATACCAGCAGGGTTGGTTCCTGAGTGCTGCTGAGTGTTTAGTCCTGCAGGCTTATGGCTTGGATGAAAGGACTGTTgaggtggctgctgctgctgttgctgctgctgctgctgctgctgctcccagtCCATAACGTGCCCTTTAGTTGAATCTCTATAGGCATCTATAGAAGAGCTGGGCACCAGTTGTTGGTGCTGCTGTTGTGGCTGTTGTTGCTTTTCACCAGTCCTAGTAGAGgcggtctgctgctgctgctgctgctgctgctgctgctgctgagcagAGATGTCCTCAGAGGGCATCTGCTTGGGGAAAGTGTTCTGGGAAGTCAAGTTTGGGGCTAAGTTCTGCGTCCAGGTGGTCATGGTGATGCTCTGCGACCAGTTGCCACCAGTGGGCCTTTGCTGAGGCTGCTGGGAAGGGTTCTGGAGGGCCCACTTCATGGGCATCATCTGCTGGTAATGTCCATGGCTCTGCTCTCCCTTCTCTGGGCTAAAGATAACGGAGTTCAGGAACATACGCTGCCCCTCATCAGCTGAGCTTGCCTCTCCTGAAGTGGCACTGTGCCCCGACTCTGATGCCAGGGCACCACCCAGGCCATAGTAGGGCCCTTCAGATGCATTCTGGGAGGCCTCCTTCATGGTCACGCTCTGGTCTTTGAAGAATGAAATGCGCTTGCCTGTTCTCTTATTGTTGGGCTTCTGTTGTAAAGGTAAACTCATGGCTTTCATGAAGGGCAGAATTGAGGCGGGTCAGggaagggtggtggtggttatgTGTGGGGGTAGAAGGGGTTCATGGCTCACCCCCTTGCCACACCACACATAACACTTATAGTAAGCGCAAAAAAAACCTTGTTTCTTCAATTCACAATATCCAAGCGGAGTACAGTCATCAACTGAATGGTCCACACAGGACAACAAATTTAAGTGAAATTCCAAGTGCTTAGAGCAGGTAtcagtttaaataaataaaacctaatataaataaataaatacatacatatgctgTAAACCGTGCACTAGTTAACTACGGGGGCATGGGGAGCACacgcctctcctcttcacccacgTCTTCTTAGCCCACTCCACTGCTACCTCTCCACATTGGCTTGGGGCATCTAGAGAAGGGCTGGCCTCCTTTATTCATGGGTACCActctgaaaagaaaacagaggaggGTATTATTCTGGGGAACGACGGCCCAGAGGTGTTCCTATTGTGTAGGCCTGTGGGGGAGCTGGTCCCAACCCTAATCATGAATGGACAGGGGTCTGGGTGGGGAAGCCCACAACTGGGGCATCGATGACAGCATCATCGGTGGCTTGTATCACTTTCTTTACGCATGAGCACAGAGTGAATCCGCACGTAAAtcaacaggcacacaaacacgccccTTGAAAATAAAAGCAGTGTCATAAGAGGAACACAGGCCTGGCAAATCATTATTCTTTTATTCCTCTCGTACCGAACAGAAACAGTATTTGAAGGCCAAGCACCCAGACTCTGATAttgcacatgtgcaaacactggcgcgcacacacacacacacacacacacacacacacacacacacacacacacacaccgcaaggTAGAACAAAACTCTCCAGTGCTCACACAGCAAGTTTGGGCTACAGCACATCTCTGTAAGTAAACACTGGCCCAAACAAATTCCTCTTTTACAAATCAATCTGctatgtgttgtctgtgtgtgcgtgcgtgcatatgtgaTGCACGTGCTCTGAGTTCACTTAAGTTGTGTCAGTGACACTCCTGGGTTATTTACAATGTCTTAGTAGTGAATCTACTAGTCATATTAAATGTCAAAACAACCAAACCAAAATGAAAACTGCCCTATTTATGGAAGGCTGAGAAAACATGAATGAACATGAAACACTAAGAAATTAACACATTGCTCAATCCAGTCGTTCAATTTCTTGGCTAAAAACAATCTAACTAGTCTGCCAATTTTCAAAACTTCAAATGATCGTGTCTGATGTAGTCAAATGTAGTGCTTGTAACAGACACATAATTCATGTTCAAATAAACAGGTAACGTCACACGAATTGCTGAATAGGTGCCCGTGTTGCTATTAGATTTGACACAGTGTTTCATTTCGGTCTTAGGTCAGCAGGGCCAGCATGCAACGAAGCACGCAGATGTAACCACAAACTCGTCTGTAGTGCCATTTACTTTAGATACATGGTCTAAAGGGATAACCTTCCATGCACCACAGTCTGCGCTTCCTGCTTTTGCCAAGCAAGCTGTATATTATCTGTAGACAGTGACTAAGCTATGCGTTTGACTAAAGTGTTAAAGACCATCAAATGCAGCCCCTCCGCTTCCTGACCGATTGAGCTTTTAGTGAGATCCTCGTCAAAAGGAGTCCACGTGAAAAGCGGCGTTGTTCTTTGTAAACGTTGTTCAGTTTCGCGACGATGTAGCTTATTTCTCAACGACCTTTCCCTACAATCATACACTGACATACTCCTGTCCGTTATCACTGTAGTTCACAGGTTATCCAAAGTACAGTTGCAGCCTCTCAATCACCCTGTTTAACTTGTAGACTGCGCACCTCAAAATAGCCCAGCAGCAGCTGCCCTGCTCGTGTTCAGAGGTGACTGAATAggactgcacacaaacacgaatACTTCTCCACCTATCCACATGGAGACATAGCTTCATGTCGAACGCAGCCCGTTTAACAAAAGCATTAAGAAAATAAGACTGTGGCCTCGACTGCACATGCCTCCCTCTTCAATTGCAGTTAGACGCACATTGCTTATACACAGGATAACCATGTTATTGGGACAAAACAAGACACACAATGCCCTAGTTACACAAGACCCAGTTTTAGCTCAACCAACGAGGTAACGTATTTAATAGGCTTGCAACGTCAAGCACAATTACCTAATCCCTATCGATTCTTAATTTAAACAGTAAACTCCATCGTGATGCATAGCCTGGCGTTCTGATAGACAGGGGAGCGCAGCGTAGATGCATTTGACACTGGggcatcccctccctccctcctcccctctccatacatcgagaaaaaaaacactgcgtACTACACGCGAGCCCTTCCTGACCCAGCCACCCCCCAGCCAGCTCAGCGCTATTTACGAGAAGTCCTTTGTTGCAGAAAAAGGATTATCGAGTCACTAATGCCATGGCACACTGCAACAAAATGAGGCAACAATGCACCCTACGCGAGCAACCAAAGGTTACGAACAGAATGAAAAGTGTTTGAGGGACAAAACATGGTGAAGCTTCAGTGCTTGCTCTCTTATGTAGCCTATAGTTGACAACATGATCCGCGTCAGCCAGGTTCCTGTCGCTCTGCCCTTTTATTGTAAAAGCTTTCAAATACAACGCTTGGTTGCGAAAATTCGTTTTCCCTCGGAATCTCTACTCACAGCGCGACATTTAAGATGTGTAGCCTTCAAGCACTGACAAATAAGATACAATGCTTCACCACTGAACTTCAGACTACGTGCAGTTCATTAGGACATTGGTTGTAAACAACCTATCGACTCCATGTAAGGCTCCATAGTGTAGCCTGTCTTGAGCAAGAAGACCTACCTTATTCGTTGTTTATCATTTCCTCCTGACTCCCGAGTTCCCGCACCCAATCCCCAACAGTAAGGTGATGACTGCATGCAACTCCTGTGTTGAGTCATGCAACGCTGATCTCACACTCAGATTACTCAAGTGAAAAGGTAGACGAGGCGATTACAGAAGGACTGATATCTAGCCTACATCGGTCATCTGATCTGCAAAGAATAGTATGATCGTGCAAGATGGGCAGTTTAAAAATTGCACAACGTTGCGTTATGCCTTCATAAATATACGGTAACGTGGTTGCCTAGTCGTGGCGCTGTGATTCTCAGTCAAATCCCTTGAACAACAAATTCTCTCTCAACATAAGTCATGTGACCACCATTGGTGCGCTCGCCACACCTACTTCCACTACCATATATAGCTTTCCTCTTGTATACGGGGCGTTGCGAGTTCCAGATGAAGCGCCTCTTGCGAGGCCTGTATGCGGGAAATTTCGTCATGAGGAGTCACCACGGCTGGGTTTTCAGACCATTGATTACATTTCCAAGGGGTGGCCGTCGGCTAGAATGGAGAGTATTTGGAGAGATGTCTGGGCCCACCATGGGCATGTGGTTCCCCCAAAGTAGCAAAGGCAATACAGCCTAATTCTCTGAATGAAGAAGTGAACGCCTTAAAGGGTTAGGAGTAGTTCTCAGTTGCGATCATAATGTGTAGTCTGCTGCGAAAACTGACGGAATCAGTTAAGTTATTTTAAAGTTCGCATTCCATATGTTTGCTATGAAAATAAATAGCGATGGTATGGCACAACACAACCTAAACGTGTTGGACAGGAGTGAAGGTTTGGTGAACTTTGGGACATAACTGGTGGATGTGTACCAGTTCATCTCTGCATCCATTTGACTCAGTTGCCCTTTGGGTTACATTGGATAGCCGACCTTAATGACAAAAGTGGGACTTTAGACATAGTCCATTACTAAGGATAGTCATTTTAACGACTGGCTTTAGGAAAGAGCGAAAGCAGATTTAGGTCGATATGAATACACAGACTAAAAACTTTGAGAATCCGCCACCACACTGACGCCCCAGTGAGGCGAACTACCACTACTACAGGCGTGACCAAGCATGATGTGCCAGTCAAGAGAAACAAGATACTGCCACTTTCAATTCCAGTTGACCAAACTGAGCATGCGCCGTTGGTTGCAGCCTTAAAATAACGTGCAAAGCCAACAAGCATCCAAGCATGGAATTCACGAGACATGCTGACCTCTCTGCAAGTTTTGTGTACATGATAGCAAGCACTGTTTTTCCTTTCAAGTCTATGTATTTCCTTTAAAACGTTAGCACGTCATCATAGGCCTGTTAAACGTGGTCAACTGTGCAACACAAATCAATGCTATGTCGGGATGACAATTAGCACATAGAAGGCTGATATCGTGAACGAAAAGTGAAGGACAGAGACGTCTTTTTAAAGTAGCTCAATGTGTCAACGGCTGTTAAGGAAATCTTAAGAGAGTGCAGCGAACTCCTAACACCCGTTGCAACCCATAAAATGCTTTTCGTTAGGGTAGGCTACTTTCAAAGCTATTTTTTTTGAagaatttacatttaacacatgCATTACCGTCAACAACTTCACCATTCAGAACAAGACGGGATGATAACGACTACCACCTACATCTTATGCAAATTTAAAACATACACGATAACTACTCATGCTGTTTGAAACTTGAGTTAATTTACGGAATGGCATCAGTATCACCGCAGCATGTTCAGCAAAGGTATTATACTTATCCATTAGCCTACCATTGAAAGGGTGGTCTTGAAGAATTATTTTACTGAGCTTGTAGCAATGTCCACGGTGGTGTAACTGAAGTTTGTAGGCGTCACTTCCTACTGGCGACCACAATAACGTCGTAAAGTGTTACAAAATGTTCGCGTCAGGTTACATTTAGCCTTGAATTAATAGCAGGTGAATGTTGCGGTATCTTTTGTTTCCCTTATTATTAAACATATGTTTTACATGGCGCGCTGGTAGAGTGTCATTGTGTAGCTAAATGGacgtggtggggggtggtggttggCACACATAAAATGCTAACTTCTTACGTTCACGCATGTGGCAATGTCTGAAACATTCTTTCACATCTATAAACCTATATGTTGTTACATTTCGAGTTGACCATCTTAAAGTAAATAACTTCACAAAGTCTATACATGGTTCAAAGGATAGGCTATATTATTTAAGTTCATTCAGGTTCAAGAATGCCATTCCTTCCATAGTATAAGGAACTTGGCTCAGTTGAATATAGACCAGAGCCCAGAGATATTCAGAtgtggtttctttttttctccaaaaggaTCTTTATCTATATAGCGCCAAAATGTCaaagataaataataaaataatacaatcaGCTGACAGTATGGTGGTGGGAATCGTGTCCTCATGCAGCAAGGCAGAGTGGGAACTTGTCTTTTTCAGAGGAGCAGGGGTGCCTCTGGGTCTCTTGCTGTTCATAATCTGCCACAATTACCTTCTCTTGACCAATCATATGTCTTCCAGGTGGTAACATCTCAGATGTTGAACCTTCCTGTATGTGATGGAGTTCCATCACTCTGGTTATGCACTCTGAATGCCATATCAATGATCCCAGAAGCCCTAACCTCATTGACAGGCAACATgcaaagcaacaagcaaagtctaTCGTGCATGAgctaaagctatcgtgtggtgtgtgggagcattgcactgacccacccatgtttgcgcttaggatcttgctcattgTTTTGaattaggaaaaaaaaaacatttttgccaagttattaaattagctttagttcgtGCGCGGTTTACTTTACTTGTTGCTCGTTGCCAGTTCCCCTAGGCCTTTAGTGTTGCAGTCAAGGTGCCGGTTTATTGTTCACTGCACTATTTATTCAATATTTGCCAAGTGGTACTTCAGTGCATTGAAACAGTATGCTATTGTGTTTGACACTCCCTTCGATGTGTAGCCTATGTCATGCTATAGTAATGTGTGATCTCTGATTTGTGTGGAGTCtgaggtagatagatagatagatagatagatagatagatagatagatggatactttaataattccgagggaaatttaggtcatccagtagcttatacacttaacttaactcacaaacatacatacacaaatcacagtagaaaaacaatacacatagggagaacatgttcacagggagtggggtgtatacagatattatacagatattatacagatattacagtgtgcattgattgtgtcagtggtgatgtccacaaggaaagtagtgcaaagagtgcagagagatagtgttcatgtgcttgtgtggatagtgcaaagatagagtacttgtgcttgtgtgtgtgagtatagtgcaaagtgatataaatagtacagtctgtgcaatgggctagtatagccagtaaaaagatggacagtgggatggaatataatgagatgagaagaggaggggagactgaggtagactcatgcagagaagtccatctccctccccctccccttctgcgtggcatTGTAAAGCTGTattgccctggggacaaaggacttcctcagcctgtccgatgagcatgacagtgacaggagtttgccactgaatatgctcctctgtccgttaagagtactatgtagtgggtggtggtcattgtccaagatggtcagcagcctactcagggtccttttctccgccactgatgttagggCAGTCCAGTTccgtgccaacaacagctcctgcctttctcaccagcttgtctagtcgccctgcatccctcttcttcatgctgcctccccagcacaccacagcataaaaaaggacgctggcaacaacagactggtaaaacatgcgcaggagtttgttgcagacattgaaggacctcagcctagtcaggaagtagagccggctctgacccttcttatagatggcatctatgttggctgactagtccagtttactgtccagatgaactcctaagtacttgtaggtgttgaccacctccacactgacacccccgatGGAGACTGGACTATGGAAGTCTGAGACTGAGAAGTCTGAGACTTAGAGAGTCTTAGTCTACGCCTTTTGTGAGTCTCCCTAACCACCATTACAAAGAATGTCACATCTTTTCTTAGCTAAAACTAAAATTGTTTGTACAGAGTACATCATTTCGGCAACTTTAACATCTAGtttacagccacacacacaagagtggcTGTAGTGAGTCTGGGtctgctgtgtgctctcctacTGGTTGTCATTATAAGGATGGGCaccacactgcagagagagaccagcacGACAAAAACATTAAGTTGACAACAGTGAAGACTGATGCTTAAAAAAATATGATTTGACTGCTGTTGAAGAGATGCTTCAAAATGACCTCTGATATTTTAGTATGAGGAACTACCTCTGCTAGTTAGGAAAGTAAGACTTTTCACTTCCTTATGTGAATGCAGAGTGAATATAGCACCTAATGTGAATTCTTTACTGCTTAAAATGAAAGGAACATATCCTCTCCTGCCTTAAAATTTCCGTTCATGTCCTGGCCCATGTCAAAGCAATCAACGTATTTCAGGTTTGTTATTTCACATTGAGTTCCACAAAGTTGGATACACCATGACAGACAAAAGTGAATGAAAGATGCTAAAAACTCACGCAACCTCAAAGTTCTGTTGTCTGATTTAAAATCTGCCAATAACCAAGTAGGTGGATAATTAGCCAACATTATcacatcaaacatcaacaacctttcaccagaatcatggactgtacctttaaaataCTGTATAATTTGTGTGTTATATATCGCAGTCTATGTTTTTGCCATCCTCTATGAAGTGTACTTGGTTACCGTTACAACCCTCAGTACCCTAAATGCCCTTGCAACTGTTGATAGTTGATTATATTTTGATTAATTCATGTTTCAATATAAATCATCTTTTTCAGTAAAGCACAAGAAGCACTAGAAATGCAGTTGGCCCACAGTTcttctggaaaaaaaatactgtaaCTTGTTGACGTACTGTATTGCCAGTATGCTCTATGGAGTGCTCTGTCACACTGTAACTGCAAAAGGCACGTGCTTATCAAAGATGGGGTATTTTAGATTTACCACACAACTGTGTAATTAGTGATTTAATCAATAGTTGTGTTTGCCAATGGACATACATGTATGATTTGCAGTGtgaatgcagtgtttcatttAGCTTGCCTGGCTTCAGCATTTTGCATGTGAGCAGTTTTTTGGGTTCGTATgtaaaaaacagaaacattcaTAAAAgtttcagaaaatgtgtgaaaGTGATAATGAAGTGCTGTTAGGGATGAAAGATCTCTGAATGTGATATCTGGAAAGTCAGAACTACTTTCTTACACAAAAATCTTTACATCTTGCACACGTTCTGAAACCTGCCACTCGAAAAGCAAAGCCAAAACCAAATCTGCAAAACTATATGAGCTGCTTCAACCagagttaataataataataatagttttaAGAATTGGCACCTAACATGTtaaatgtttgtgtcttttggAGGCACTGCAATTGCATGAGGTGTGATGTTATCTCTTCCCAGGAAGATTCCagctcacacatacatttaccaTCCAGATGTAGCCTGCTGATAACAGATAGTGTTGCGTGACTTCCTCTGTTACAAGAGATTGCACTGAAatatgagtgtgtaagtgattCTATGTTGCCATCCAATATGAATAGTACAGACCAGATAGAGCTTTATGCAAATACGAATTAAACTGATTATCTTTGTGAAGGTGACCCCATTAAAGGTAAAATGAGTCAtactataaccataaccataacataGTTGAAGTAATGTGAAGAATAAAAGAATGTCCATTAAATATTGCACTAAACCAAATGCAGCTGTAGCCTTGTTGAGTTTAGGAGCACCACTAAAGTGTCATGCTATATGCTAAAGTTACATCTCAAGCAGGAGAGCTACACATCGACTTTCGTCGGACGGTAGCCCTATGAGTTATTCAGTCTAAgaataaaccacacactcacaaacataaatgCTGGATAGCGTTATCCTTTCCCCCATAGACCAGGCCTGTAACATTAAATGTAACCAGTAAGATTTTCAGCTTTCTAACATTAGGTAAACAAGGACGTTTCTTGCCATGTCTTGATCCAATGCCACGATGTGCACACACCCATGTGGCCCATTTATCCACCGATTTGCACTCAGAGACTAAAGGGGCACTCATGGTTTGGGATTGACCTCCATAGATTTCCACTGTCAAGTGCCCTGGTCCAATACAGCTGCGCCGTTGACGTATGAACCAGAGGCCAATGCGGCATCTACATAGACCTATATGTTAATGCAGTCGACGTTGTAGGCTAGAAGCTGTGCGTGTGCGAATAGAAAAAATTGAACATAAAAGTAGCGAAACGTGTAAGGGCATAATGTAACAGAGCatgagtacatttttttttaattacaaatGTACTAGAGTAAGAGTGAAACGTATTCTGCATTAGATTAATTCCTATAAGTAAAATGTATTGAAAAAATACTAAAATAGGCTACATGTAATGGAGTTAACGTAGCGTATTACTACCCACCTCTGAAAAAGAGACTCCCTGTAAACTGCCTCAATGTCCTCCTTCAgaacatgtacatacagtatgttttgcattttgaaaAGTGTTCCAAATATTCAATGGCAAACAATGAGCTTGCGAATTTGGTGTGGGGTTTTGTCCTCTGAATCACGTTTcagaaatgttgtgtgtaagcAACAGTAAGAAAAAAACTGAGGTATAGCATCAAGAAAATCACAGTTTTTTACAACTGCTCACACACGTTTTCTGAAACTGATACATCTAACACTCCTGTCTTTGTTAGGAATTATTTTTGATGTTATACTGTTACAGTGCACTTCATAGAGCAATCTGACATAACTGTTTACAATAGACtgaatatatgaacacacagatacagt
Above is a window of Clupea harengus chromosome 14, Ch_v2.0.2, whole genome shotgun sequence DNA encoding:
- the mideasb gene encoding mitotic deacetylase-associated SANT domain protein — translated: MKAMSLPLQQKPNNKRTGKRISFFKDQSVTMKEASQNASEGPYYGLGGALASESGHSATSGEASSADEGQRMFLNSVIFSPEKGEQSHGHYQQMMPMKWALQNPSQQPQQRPTGGNWSQSITMTTWTQNLAPNLTSQNTFPKQMPSEDISAQQQQQQQQQQQQTASTRTGEKQQQPQQQHQQLVPSSSIDAYRDSTKGHVMDWEQQQQQQQQQQQQPPQQSFHPSHKPAGLNTQQHSGTNPAGIPAGVLQPFQVAFGQPKQHLPAGYYQVFQQQGGRTLPNLSYSMQTNSQHQMQSLQKQDQQHVQRQQQQQQQQQLILQQQQQQMQHQYQQQQLIHQQPVQQQPHHQPQTQHIHQQSQPMQKQIQLTQHSEQMHELQAHLEHTSQAQQHQQHQPQQQPMQHIHSHPTLQQQKLTTQQQPQQSQQPQTVPQQKNEPQIQQHSQHQSEFNPSHSHTLSQSHPDQPQTQPMSHSHLLSDKSAKDIQYPHDPQQSPPRTLQPNEPLQPPHRSQVTGHRSRRLSREDEGAPGDNPFLLPAEQSQGPQGFQDPQKGASDRAARVLGGEEVKAAPTGVIQSTRRKRRVSQEANLETLAQKASEMESLPSDILKDSHRPWSPSSDHCPRDRDMEGVAAKRHRDESLLPLVIPVSVPVRPVEQGSSPERDPAGFGQSWIGHTSSSHQEHKPSVIVTRRRSLRSSLSDNSGQNGGPEDTDGKSGKSKRRPRPEPLFIPPPKLGTFIAPSVYSSITNYQSHLRSPVRLADSVLVMPPYTPPPILSPVREGSGLYFSTFLSTAAAAAAAGSHVLPPVVTPKSATRSLLRSNSCDITPPVLSAMSEATPVSLEPRINIGVRYQAEIPELRARPASQYDQHKAELVWAHLPELDAQPKLLERVNDLLHLACSSALMGGGTNQELAMHCLHTCKGDVMGALALLLLETPIFTKPHPLSDYHYSGSDNWTTVEKRLFNKGISAYKKDFLMVQKLVSSKTVAQCVEFYYTYKKQVKIGRNGTLIYGDVEPPETKPTEEEVDFKSSQKFEPLKQEEDGRKWERSADRKRESSPGRVTQSSVTTEHSEKVLSQKTQDGGQRDQAVFAPQKPDPGSAQKSGTSGSAGKGVVGQEGEFPCKKCGRVFFKVKSRSAHMKSHAEQEKKAAALRLREAEERAAAALSAARQNGAKDGSRAGSKSSSSDDSSDEDEDADDEDWH